The following are encoded in a window of Bradyrhizobium sp. WBOS07 genomic DNA:
- a CDS encoding ABC transporter permease has translation MGRYFAIRIGRAALTIVLVVTFAFIVLRLSGDPALMILGPEAPPEVLAAFRKAWGLDDPIWFQYLDYFGAIAKGELGRSMRDGRPAIELVLERIPATLALTLPAFFFKVALGVPAGIYAALHRGSAIDRAVMTTAVAGFTVPSFVLALILVLVFAVQLGWLPSGGQDSWRHAILPITTLSLGGAAVLARFTRSAMLEVLGQPYIRTASAKGLPWRKVVTSHALPNAAIPTVTILGFMVGTLIAGAVVVESVFAWPGVGRLLVVAVANRDLAVVQCILLLVAMTMVTSNLIVDFLYGFLDPRLRAKGAHA, from the coding sequence ATGGGACGCTATTTCGCCATCCGCATCGGGCGCGCCGCGCTCACGATCGTGCTCGTCGTCACCTTCGCCTTCATCGTGTTGCGCCTGTCGGGCGATCCCGCGCTGATGATCCTGGGACCGGAGGCGCCGCCCGAGGTGCTCGCCGCGTTTCGGAAGGCCTGGGGCCTCGATGATCCCATCTGGTTTCAGTATCTCGATTACTTCGGCGCCATCGCCAAGGGCGAGCTCGGCCGCTCCATGCGCGACGGACGGCCCGCGATCGAGCTGGTGCTGGAGCGCATCCCGGCGACGCTGGCGCTGACCCTTCCGGCCTTCTTCTTTAAGGTCGCGCTCGGCGTTCCCGCCGGCATCTACGCGGCGCTGCACCGGGGCTCCGCCATCGATCGTGCCGTGATGACGACGGCGGTCGCAGGCTTCACCGTGCCGAGCTTCGTGCTCGCGCTGATCCTGGTTCTGGTCTTCGCCGTGCAGCTCGGCTGGCTGCCGTCGGGCGGGCAGGACAGCTGGCGCCATGCCATCTTGCCGATCACGACGCTGAGCTTAGGGGGCGCCGCGGTGCTGGCGCGCTTCACCCGCAGCGCGATGCTGGAGGTGCTGGGCCAACCCTATATCCGCACCGCATCCGCAAAAGGCCTGCCGTGGCGCAAGGTGGTGACGTCACATGCGCTGCCGAACGCGGCGATCCCGACCGTGACCATTCTCGGCTTCATGGTGGGCACGCTGATCGCGGGCGCGGTGGTGGTTGAGAGCGTGTTTGCCTGGCCGGGAGTAGGGCGCCTGCTCGTCGTCGCCGTCGCCAACCGCGACCTTGCCGTCGTGCAATGCATCCTGCTGCTGGTCGCGATGACCATGGTCACGTCAAACCTGATCGTGGATTTCCTCTACGGCTTCCTCGATCCGCGGCTGCGCGCCAAGGGAGCGCATGCATGA
- a CDS encoding ABC transporter ATP-binding protein, translating to MSPPLVEVSAISRSYAMRSGMFGRATAVHAVDGVSLAIARGQTLGLVGESGSGKSTTGRIVLGLEPPDRGEVRFDGTPMAVPATAAWRAERARMQMIFQDPLGALDRRLPVAAQIREPLDIHGIGTPAEREERVRELLRAVELTPAHGARYPGALSGGQRQRIVLARALATKPDFLVCDEPVSALDVSIQAQVVNLLCDLQAQLSLTLLFISHDLRVVRQISNVVAVMYLGRIVEIGSADDLFARPEHPYTQALVSASPAPGRRSAGRIVLAGDPPNPAARPQGCAFHPRCPRAIARCASEVPALAAVGGDRQVACHLVTGAQARDAA from the coding sequence ATGAGCCCGCCGCTCGTCGAGGTGTCCGCGATCTCGCGCAGCTATGCGATGCGCTCGGGAATGTTCGGCCGGGCTACGGCCGTGCACGCCGTCGATGGCGTGTCGCTCGCGATTGCCAGGGGGCAGACGCTGGGTCTCGTCGGCGAGTCCGGCTCGGGCAAATCGACGACGGGACGTATCGTGCTCGGCCTCGAGCCGCCCGATCGCGGCGAGGTGCGGTTCGACGGCACGCCGATGGCCGTGCCCGCAACGGCCGCATGGCGCGCGGAGCGGGCGCGCATGCAGATGATCTTCCAGGACCCGCTCGGCGCGCTGGACCGGCGCTTGCCGGTCGCGGCGCAAATCCGCGAGCCGCTCGACATCCACGGCATTGGCACGCCCGCCGAGCGCGAGGAGCGCGTCCGCGAATTGCTGCGCGCGGTCGAGCTGACGCCGGCGCATGGCGCGCGCTATCCCGGTGCGCTCTCCGGCGGCCAGCGCCAGCGCATCGTGCTGGCGCGGGCGCTCGCCACCAAGCCCGATTTCCTGGTCTGCGACGAGCCGGTCAGCGCGCTCGACGTCTCGATCCAGGCCCAGGTGGTGAACCTGCTCTGCGATCTCCAGGCGCAATTGTCGCTGACGCTGCTGTTCATCAGCCACGATCTGCGCGTCGTCCGCCAGATCAGCAACGTCGTCGCGGTGATGTATCTCGGCCGCATCGTCGAGATCGGCAGCGCCGACGATCTGTTCGCACGGCCCGAGCATCCCTATACCCAGGCGCTGGTTTCGGCGTCGCCGGCGCCCGGCCGCCGCAGCGCCGGCCGCATCGTTCTGGCAGGCGATCCGCCGAACCCTGCCGCGCGCCCGCAAGGCTGCGCCTTCCATCCGCGCTGTCCGCGCGCCATCGCCCGCTGTGCGAGCGAAGTGCCGGCGCTGGCTGCCGTCGGTGGCGACCGGCAGGTGGCCTGCCATCTCGTCACGGGCGCGCAAGCGCGGGATGCGGCGTGA
- a CDS encoding ABC transporter ATP-binding protein: protein MAPLVNIAGLRVAFSGVPVLRGVDLTLQKGEALGLVGESGSGKSVTWLAALGLLPRHAQVSGKVRLEGREILGAPATELDHVRGGRIAMIFQDPASALNPVLTIRRQLCEALALHRDLQGQAVKAEARRLLDLVGIPDAGRRLDAYPHEFSGGQVQRVMIAMALAGNPDLLIADEPTTALDATIQAQILELLSTVRRELGMAMVLISHDLGVVAENCDRVAVMYAGRIIEEAPSNQLFADPAHPYAQGLIGALPPLDGPRRRLTAIPGTVPDPAKMPGGCAFAPRCALASEPCSLAAPALAPIADDRRVACIRAEASRRALLGIAAE from the coding sequence GTGGCGCCGCTGGTCAACATTGCAGGTCTCCGCGTCGCCTTCAGCGGCGTGCCGGTCCTGCGCGGCGTCGATCTCACCTTGCAGAAGGGCGAGGCCCTCGGTCTCGTCGGCGAGTCCGGCTCCGGCAAGTCGGTGACCTGGCTCGCCGCGCTCGGCCTGTTGCCGCGGCATGCGCAGGTCTCCGGCAAGGTGCGGCTCGAAGGGCGCGAGATCCTCGGCGCTCCGGCCACCGAGCTCGACCATGTCAGGGGCGGGCGCATCGCCATGATCTTCCAGGATCCGGCGAGCGCGCTCAACCCGGTGCTGACGATCCGCAGGCAACTCTGCGAAGCGCTGGCGCTGCATCGCGATCTCCAAGGCCAAGCCGTGAAGGCCGAGGCGCGGCGGCTGCTCGATCTGGTCGGCATTCCCGACGCGGGCCGGCGGCTGGACGCCTATCCGCACGAGTTCTCCGGCGGCCAGGTCCAGCGCGTCATGATCGCGATGGCGCTCGCCGGAAATCCGGACCTCCTGATCGCGGACGAGCCGACCACCGCGCTCGATGCCACCATCCAGGCCCAGATCCTGGAGCTGCTCTCGACGGTGCGCCGCGAGCTCGGCATGGCGATGGTGCTGATCAGCCACGATCTCGGCGTCGTCGCCGAGAACTGCGACCGCGTCGCGGTGATGTATGCCGGCCGCATCATTGAGGAAGCCCCCAGCAACCAGCTCTTCGCCGATCCCGCGCACCCCTACGCGCAGGGCCTGATCGGCGCGCTGCCGCCGCTCGACGGGCCCCGGCGGCGTCTCACCGCCATTCCCGGAACGGTGCCTGATCCCGCTAAGATGCCTGGTGGATGCGCCTTCGCGCCGCGTTGCGCGCTGGCGTCCGAGCCGTGCAGCCTTGCCGCGCCGGCGCTGGCGCCGATCGCGGATGACCGCCGCGTTGCCTGCATCCGGGCCGAGGCCTCGCGCCGCGCGCTGCTGGGGATCGCCGCCGAATGA
- a CDS encoding ABC transporter substrate-binding protein yields the protein MSKLTRRTILKSGGAAASTLLLPRFAIAQGDSRPSVTIAVQKVTNANVLDVLREQSNVGERVFFSSIWEGLISKNWRGNLEAVPGLATEWRRIDDQTVEVKLRQGVKFHNGDEMTAEDVVFTFSRERMFSDTEAKNRSTIKAFEKIPTPRPGKELPPDVPAVARRIWPDLARVDAVDKYTVRFYNATPDVTIEGRLQRYGSDIMNRRAWEESASYLDWARKPITTGPYRVVELKPDVSLTLEAHDEYWGGRPPLKRIRFLEVPEVASRINGLLSGEYQFACDIPPDQIAGIEKNSAFEVQGGTILNHRLTVFDKNHAVLANPLVRRAFTHAIDRQAIVDSLWAGRTRVPKGLQWEFYGDMFNADWAVPAYDPKLAQDLLKQANYKGDPIPYRLLNNYYTNQVATAQILVEMWKSVGLNVQIETKENWSQIMERGPARAVRDWSNSAAFNDPVSSLVAQHGPNGQQQQIGEWTNVELNKLSEFLETSTDRAARKKAFRRMLEIAEREDPAYTVLHQNATFTAKPKSIKWKAAPAFAMDFRAGNFEA from the coding sequence ATGAGCAAGCTTACCCGTCGCACTATCCTGAAATCCGGCGGCGCGGCCGCAAGCACGTTGCTGCTGCCGCGATTTGCCATCGCGCAGGGCGACAGCCGTCCGTCGGTGACGATCGCCGTGCAGAAGGTCACCAACGCCAACGTGCTCGACGTGCTGCGCGAGCAGTCCAATGTCGGCGAGCGCGTGTTCTTCTCCTCGATCTGGGAAGGCCTGATCTCGAAGAACTGGCGCGGCAATCTCGAAGCCGTGCCGGGCCTTGCCACCGAATGGCGCCGCATCGACGACCAGACCGTCGAGGTGAAGCTGCGCCAGGGCGTCAAGTTCCACAATGGCGACGAGATGACCGCCGAGGACGTCGTCTTCACCTTCAGCCGCGAGCGCATGTTCAGCGACACCGAGGCCAAGAACCGCTCCACCATCAAGGCGTTCGAGAAGATCCCGACGCCGCGGCCGGGCAAGGAGCTGCCGCCCGACGTGCCCGCCGTCGCCCGCCGCATCTGGCCGGACCTCGCGCGCGTCGATGCCGTCGACAAGTACACCGTGCGCTTCTACAACGCGACGCCGGACGTCACCATCGAGGGACGGCTGCAGCGCTACGGCTCGGACATCATGAACCGCCGCGCCTGGGAAGAATCCGCGAGCTATCTCGACTGGGCGCGCAAGCCGATCACCACCGGGCCCTACAGGGTCGTCGAGCTCAAGCCCGACGTGTCACTGACCCTGGAAGCGCATGACGAATATTGGGGTGGCCGTCCGCCGCTGAAGCGCATCCGCTTCCTCGAAGTGCCCGAGGTCGCCAGCCGCATCAACGGCCTGCTGTCGGGCGAATACCAGTTCGCCTGCGACATCCCGCCGGACCAGATCGCCGGCATCGAGAAGAACTCCGCGTTCGAAGTGCAGGGCGGCACCATCCTCAACCACCGCCTGACCGTGTTCGACAAGAACCACGCCGTGCTCGCCAATCCGCTTGTGCGGCGCGCCTTCACCCATGCGATCGACCGCCAGGCCATCGTCGACAGCCTGTGGGCCGGCCGCACCCGCGTGCCGAAGGGGCTGCAATGGGAATTCTACGGCGACATGTTCAACGCGGATTGGGCCGTGCCCGCGTATGATCCGAAGCTGGCGCAGGATCTGCTCAAGCAAGCCAATTACAAGGGCGATCCGATCCCGTATCGCCTGCTCAACAATTACTACACCAACCAGGTCGCGACCGCGCAGATCCTGGTCGAGATGTGGAAGTCGGTCGGCCTCAACGTGCAGATCGAGACCAAGGAGAACTGGTCGCAGATCATGGAACGTGGACCCGCGCGCGCGGTGCGCGACTGGTCAAACTCGGCCGCGTTCAACGATCCCGTGTCCTCGCTGGTGGCCCAGCATGGGCCGAACGGGCAGCAGCAGCAGATCGGCGAGTGGACCAACGTCGAGCTGAACAAGCTCTCCGAATTCCTGGAGACCTCGACCGACCGGGCCGCACGCAAGAAGGCGTTCCGCCGCATGCTGGAGATCGCCGAGCGCGAGGACCCCGCCTATACGGTGCTGCACCAGAACGCGACCTTCACCGCCAAGCCGAAATCGATCAAGTGGAAGGCAGCACCCGCCTTCGCGATGGATTTCCGCGCCGGCAATTTCGAGGCGTAG
- a CDS encoding sugar phosphate isomerase/epimerase codes for MSKPVLGAALSIKSIPAHRDWLLERQRDLEIQDFFRADLLDSDWRSTAGEIKQMLSGHTGRLGIHGPFWGFKIDSHDPMIRQAVTKRLLQGLDAAEFLGATQMVIHSPFTTWDHNNLDLYPDNRNYLVERVKATLAEVVARAETIGCEIVIENIEDKDPRDRVRLARALESARVRVSLDTGHANYAHISTGAPPVDYYVETAGDMLTHVHLQDTDGFADRHWAPGEGNIPWVTVFRALGRLTSNPRLILELRNHDDVRAGAAYLAALGLAE; via the coding sequence ATGTCGAAGCCGGTGCTGGGCGCCGCATTGTCCATCAAATCGATTCCCGCGCATCGCGACTGGCTTCTGGAGCGGCAGCGCGATCTCGAAATCCAGGATTTCTTCCGCGCCGATCTTCTCGACAGCGATTGGCGCAGCACCGCCGGCGAGATCAAACAGATGCTGTCGGGCCATACCGGACGGCTCGGTATCCACGGTCCGTTCTGGGGCTTCAAGATCGACAGCCACGATCCCATGATCCGCCAGGCGGTGACCAAGCGCCTGCTTCAGGGGCTGGATGCCGCCGAGTTCCTCGGCGCGACGCAGATGGTGATCCATTCGCCGTTCACGACCTGGGACCACAACAATCTCGATCTCTATCCGGACAATCGCAACTACCTCGTCGAGCGCGTCAAGGCGACGCTCGCCGAAGTCGTCGCGCGCGCGGAAACCATCGGCTGCGAGATCGTCATCGAGAACATCGAGGACAAGGATCCGCGCGACCGGGTGCGCCTCGCCAGGGCGCTCGAAAGCGCTAGGGTTCGCGTCTCGCTCGACACCGGTCACGCCAACTACGCCCACATCTCCACCGGCGCGCCGCCGGTCGACTATTACGTCGAGACCGCCGGCGACATGCTCACTCATGTGCATCTGCAGGACACTGACGGCTTTGCCGACCGGCACTGGGCCCCGGGCGAGGGCAACATTCCCTGGGTCACCGTGTTCCGCGCGCTGGGCCGGCTGACGTCCAACCCGCGGCTGATCCTCGAACTTCGCAATCACGACGACGTCCGCGCCGGCGCAGCCTATCTCGCCGCGCTCGGTCTCGCCGAATAA